TGAGCCAGCTCCCTAAGGGCAACATCTTCATGGTGTCGCAATGTGTCAACGACATCCATGGCCAGCATCACCTCGTCGAGGGCTGGCGCAGAATTGGATTTGTTCATCTCAGTCGTCCGCTTATTCTGCGTCCAGCATCAAAGGCAGAGCCTTGCCTTCGGTCGCCAGCCGCGCCAGCCGCTTCTTGCCATCCTCGACCGCTTGGCGAATTTCCTCGCTGTTGCGGGTCGAAAGCTCGCGCATCTCACCCACGATCTCGACCGAGCGGACCTGAAAATTGATGACGCTATCGACCAGCTTCTTGACGGCATCGGCGCGAATGGTGGGCCCATAGCCTGCTTTGAGTGCCTCTTCCTGCACCTTGCCACCAATCTCGGCCAGCACTTCGAGCGACTTCGAGACACCCTCTTTCATTTCATTCAGGGTCTCGGTTGCTTCATGCAAGCCAAACAGGCCGGTGAAGGAGGCCTTCAGCGCAGTCAGAACGGATTCGTTGGTCGAGAAGAAAGACACCGCCTGCTGATAGACCCGCTCTTTGGCATTGGTGGTCTGCATCAAACGCGCCATGACCACGTCGGAGGTGTTGTAGCTGATGGTCAAATTGTCGGCGAGATCCTTGGCAATCTGATAGCGGCTTTCTTCATTCTGCACCTTGCGCAAATGTTCATCACGCGTTAGCTCCAGCTTGGCCCGGCCGGCAACGTCTCCGTCTTCCGGGAAGGCAGCAACCGCATCCGAAGCACCTTTCAGCCCAGCCTTGGCTTCGTCCAGTTTGCCTTCTGCGGCCTTGAGAATTTCCAAAGCGGCCACTTCGCCATGCTTCAGGGCGCCACGGAAATCCCGATAAGCTTCAAGGATGGTCTGCTCGCGTTCGATATTGGCCTTGGTATCGCGGGACACCTCCAGATAGGTATCCTTGATCTTGTCAAAACGGGACGCAATGTCGCCGCGAGAAATTTTCATCCACGCATTGGTTGCCCGCTCAAACACATCAATCTTGCCATCTTCAATCTGGTCCACCATGGATTTGGCATCGTCACGGATGGAATTGAAGGCTTCCGAAATCTCTTCGTAGCGCTGCCCGATGGACATTTGCGAAACCTGCTCGCGCACCACTTCATTGAAAATGCTCATCTGCTGCAAGGTGCGGGTGATAATCGCGATCTTGTCAGGCTCAATGTCTGCAATCTTTTCAAGCAGACCGACAATCGGGGTTTCTTCTGTTTCATCATGCACAAGACCAAGATCTTTCAAGGTGGTCATTGCCTTGTCCAGATATTGAAGAGCGGAGCTAGGGACGATTTCGGCCATATTGGAGCCTCATATATGGTTCGGGATGATGCGGGTAAACCGGGTCAATCGGCGATTAAATTCAATGACTATCAAAATTCACTGTCTGAAGACTATTCAGGATTGTCTGGTCGATCCACTAATAAATCGGGGACACGACTATAGTGCGACATCAATGCGGCAATTTCACGTGCTGCGCCTCCAATGGACCATGCGCGCGTAATGCTTCTCTGCCTCAACACAGCCGGGATGGACTGCGTTGTCCAACAGATTTAACCGATAAGACAGTGTCGCACGTCGGGTCCCGAAGTAGGACATCTTGAGCCAAAGCTGCGAAACCCGAGATCCATTTGCATATATCCGATACCCCGCCCGCAAGATAGACACGCACATCCGTGCCGAAACACTCATACTGCCTCGCTTATGCAGCCGCTTTTTCGCATCAAAGGCAGCCCAATGCGGTATCTCGTCACCCAAAACGAACCTTTAAGCAACTTCCCCATTGCTGCTGTTCGAGCGAAGCGCAGCAGTTTTGGGAGGCTCGACGCTCCCTCATTCCGGAGTTGGGAGCAGCTTTGCCATTTTGCGCAGGTTCTGTGCTGTGGCTGCCAGTGTGAACTCGTCTTTTGCTCCATTTGGTCCTTGAAGACGCAATCTGTTCAGCCCCATGATCTTCTTCATATGAGCGAACAGCATCTCCACTTTGCGCCTGGCGCGCCTTGAGGCGATAAAGTCATCGGTATCTGCCAGATCTCGGGCGAAGTCTCGCGCTCCTTCATGGATCGATCTGGTGATGTGTCGGGTGGCTGTGTTGGGGCAGCATCTGAACTTCAATGTGCAGTTTTGACAGTCCGCTTTAGCAGCACGATATCGGATATTTTCATCACCCTGCACCTTGGGCCGGATTGTCTGGAATTGACGGCGACTGGGCAGCAAGTCTTTGCCATCAGGGCAAATGTATCGGTCATTCTCGTAGTCGAATTTGAAGTCGGTCCACGAGAATGTCTGGTCGAGCCGTTGCGATCTGTCGAGAACCGGAACATGTGGCTCGATACCTTTTTCATGAACCAGCCAAGCAAGTGTTTCGGCATTGCCATAAGCGCCATCACCGACGAAGCGTTCTGGGTATATACCAAACTTCTCCTCAACACGATCAACCATATCCAGTGCGGCATTGACTTCCGCCTGCCGGATCGGCGCTGTTGTTTCAACGTCAACAATCACAGCATTATCCAAGTCCACCAGATAGTTGGTGGAATAGGCAAAGATCGAATAGGCCTTCTTTGCTCCAGTAAAGCGTGCTGCCGGATCAACCGGCGAGAGCACCTTTGGCTTCACGGGCGTTGCAGCGCCGAAAGCGGCATCATCAAGGGTCTCAGAGTATTCTTCTGTCGCCCGCGTGATCCGTTCTGGCGTCCAATCTGATGCTTCAACTTTGTTCAGCCGCTTTGCATCAGCTTGCACGATGGAAGCATCAACGCCCAAAGCCTCCCCACCGACAAGCCCCTCTGCGATGCAGCGGGCCAACACCAGTTCGAAGAGATGGCGGAAAAGATCGCTATCCCGGAAACGGCCATGTTTATTCTTGGAAAATGTCGAATGGTCAGGAACAGGGTCATCCAAGTCCAAACGGCAAAACCATCTATAGGCCAGGTTCAGGTGAACTTCCTCACAGATGCGCCGCTCGGAGCGAATGCCCATAATGTAGCCGACCAACAACATCCTGATCATCAGTTCTGGATCAATCGAAGGGCGGCCCTGGCTGCTGTAATAGGGAGCAAGGAAAGATCTGACCTCACTCAGATCAAGAAAGTGGTCGACCTTCCTGAGTAAGTGGTCAGAAGGAACGTGACTTTCAATCGAAAACTCATAAAAGAGTGCTGCCTGCGCAACTTGTCTTGGCCCCAGCATTCCCAAATCCCCCCTTTTCCTAAAAGGATTGAATCAGGACCAAGCGATTACTTCAAGAGCGACTTTTTCAACACCATTCGGACATTTGAGACATTCGCTGCAGCGCCGAAGTTTAATGGCACCAGTGTGCGCTTTTGGCAAATCTGGGCGGCAGGATAGCTGCCATTTTCCGCAGGTGCGAGATCACCGCATCCATCGGCGAAAGCGGTCATTCGAGGTATCTCGGTGCCAGCCCTGGCGGCAGCGGCATCGTCGGGCGGGTTGAGGACATTTCCCGCTGGTGCGAGATCTTGAAGGATGGCTGCTGGATTGGGTTCGTGAAATCCATTCAGGAGCCAATGCCCCAGCAGACTTTTCGGAAGAAAGCCTGCCCATGTATGACCGACTTTGCAATTCTTTCCTCGTCTACTTGGCCATATCTGCATTTTGGTTTATATCATCTTCGAATAATTCTGTTTGATTTCGAATTTTGCCTTTCAAGGTGATACATCGAGAAGAATGAGACCTGCTGCAATATAGAAACATTTAGTATGCGGGCATCTTTGGGAAGGACAAACACATGATTGACATGGAACGCGTTGCAGTCGCCATCCGGGCCTTTGAGGCTGGCGAGATTGTTGTCGTCACCGATGATGATGACCGCGAGAATGAAGGCGATCTGATCGCAT
This portion of the Cohaesibacter intestini genome encodes:
- a CDS encoding cell surface protein, producing the protein MAEIVPSSALQYLDKAMTTLKDLGLVHDETEETPIVGLLEKIADIEPDKIAIITRTLQQMSIFNEVVREQVSQMSIGQRYEEISEAFNSIRDDAKSMVDQIEDGKIDVFERATNAWMKISRGDIASRFDKIKDTYLEVSRDTKANIEREQTILEAYRDFRGALKHGEVAALEILKAAEGKLDEAKAGLKGASDAVAAFPEDGDVAGRAKLELTRDEHLRKVQNEESRYQIAKDLADNLTISYNTSDVVMARLMQTTNAKERVYQQAVSFFSTNESVLTALKASFTGLFGLHEATETLNEMKEGVSKSLEVLAEIGGKVQEEALKAGYGPTIRADAVKKLVDSVINFQVRSVEIVGEMRELSTRNSEEIRQAVEDGKKRLARLATEGKALPLMLDAE
- a CDS encoding transposase, translated to MLGPRQVAQAALFYEFSIESHVPSDHLLRKVDHFLDLSEVRSFLAPYYSSQGRPSIDPELMIRMLLVGYIMGIRSERRICEEVHLNLAYRWFCRLDLDDPVPDHSTFSKNKHGRFRDSDLFRHLFELVLARCIAEGLVGGEALGVDASIVQADAKRLNKVEASDWTPERITRATEEYSETLDDAAFGAATPVKPKVLSPVDPAARFTGAKKAYSIFAYSTNYLVDLDNAVIVDVETTAPIRQAEVNAALDMVDRVEEKFGIYPERFVGDGAYGNAETLAWLVHEKGIEPHVPVLDRSQRLDQTFSWTDFKFDYENDRYICPDGKDLLPSRRQFQTIRPKVQGDENIRYRAAKADCQNCTLKFRCCPNTATRHITRSIHEGARDFARDLADTDDFIASRRARRKVEMLFAHMKKIMGLNRLRLQGPNGAKDEFTLAATAQNLRKMAKLLPTPE